The nucleotide window GCTACGAACGATTCGTGCTCAAGCGTGGCGAGGTCACGCCCGTGAGCTCGGGAGCCGTACTCGCCGACAGCGCCCTCGCGCACGCCCTGCATCGGGACGGGGTGCCGATCGCGGTCGCAAATCTCGCCGCGGATCCGAGGATCAGCCCCGACGAACGTGGGGAGGACCTCGAGCCGGGCCCCGGTGTGTGCGTCCCGCTGCGTGTGCGGGAGCGCGATCGCGGCTACCTCGCCGTGGTGCGCGATGCCGACGCACCGGGATTCGAGGACGAGGACGTGCGCGTGCTGGTCATGCTGACGGCGTGGCTGATGCTCGCGCTCGAGAACCTGCGGCTCACGCTGAGCGTGAAGACGCTCGCGGTGACCGACGATCTGACGCGCGTCTACAACTACCGATTCCTCAAGAGCGCGCTCAAGCGCGAGGTCAAACGGGCGGCACGCTACAGCCAGGAGTTGTCAGTGATCATGCTCGACGTCGACAATCTCAAGTCGTACAACGACCGTCACGGACACCTGCGCGGCAGCTACCTGTTGCGCGAGATGGCGGGGCTGCTGGCCGAAAAGGTGCGCTCGTGGGACCTGGTCGCCAAGTACGGCGGCGACGAGTTCACGATCATCCTTCCGCAGACGCCGATCGACGGTGCGATCACGGCGGCCGAGCGCCTGCGAGCCGCAATCGCCGACCACGCGTTTCCGCTCGCCGCGCAGGGCCAGATCACGATCAGCGGCGGCGTGGCCACCTTCCCGGCCGACGGCGATACCCCGAGTGCGCTGATCCGGTCCGCGGATCACGCGCTGTATGCCGCCAAGAAACTGGGCCGCAATTGCGTGATGACGTTCCGCAGCGAGGCGGCCTAGTGTGCGCGTTGCCGCCCCCCGCATGCGCTGCTAAGCTCCGCCGCCTCGCGCGCCGCGGAAGCGTTGCATCCGCCGATCCCCGATTGCCGTCACCGGAGAGTCCTCGATGAGCCAGCCGATCGGCATTGCCGTGGTCGGAACCGGCGATTGGGGCGCCAACCTGGTTCGCAACTTTGCGAGTCTTCCGGGCGCCCGGCTGGTCGCGGTGTGCGACGCGGATCCCGAGCGCCTGCAGAAGTCCGCGGCACTCTACCCGCAGGCGCGCGCCGTGCGCTCGGCCGACGACATCGCCTCGGCTCCGGACGTTCAGGGCGTGGTGATCGCGGCGCCGGCGGTCTCGCACTACGCGATCGCGCGACAGATGCTCGAAGCCGGCAAGGACGTCTACGTCGAGAAGCCCCTCACGCTCGAGGTCGCGCACGCGGAGGAACTGGTGGCGCTGGCGCGCCATCGCGAGCGCATCCTCATGGTCGGGCACCTGCTGCTGTTTCACCCCGCGGTGCGCTACCTGAAGGACATGGTCACGCGCGGTGAACTGGGCGAGCTCTACTACCTGTATTCGCAGCGCGTGAATCTCGGCAAGGTGCGGCGCGACGAGAACGCGCTGTGGAGCTTCGCCCCGCACGACCTGTCGGTGATCCTGCACCTGATCGGCGAGGAGCCGATCGACGTCGTCGCGCGCGGCTCGGCGTTTCTGCAGTCGCACATCGAGGACGTGGTGTTCGTGGATCTGCGGTTCGCGAATGGACGCATGGCTCACGTACACGTCTCATGGCTCGACCCGCACAAGATTCGCAAGTTCACCGTGGTCGGAAGTCGCAAGATGGTGGTGTTCGACGACATGGACGCGAGCGAGAAGCTGCGCATCTACGACAAGGGCGTGGATCGCGGCGGCGAAGTGGTGAGCTACGGCGATTCGCTCACGGTTCGCAGCGGCGACATCCTGGTCCCGAAGCTGTCGTTGCAGGAGCCGTTGCGGCTCGAGTGTGCTCACTTCGTCGACTGCGTCCGCGAGCGTCGCGAGCCGCTCACCGACGGTGCGAACGGGCTGGCCGTGGTGCGAGTGCTGGCCGCGGCGCAGGCTTCGCTCGAGGCGGGCGGCGCTCCGATTCCGCTGCATCCCGCCGGCGCGGGCGTGTCATGAGCACGACCGTTCATCCCTCGGCCCAGGTCGGCGCCGGCACCACGTTCGGCGAGCATTGCGTGATCGGCGACGGCGTGACGATCGGGAGCGGCTGCCGGATCGGTCATCATGTCGTGATCCACGACGGCACCCGGATCGGCAACGACGTGCGCATCGACGACCAGGCGAATCTGGGCAAGCGACCGATGCGAGCCGCGAACTCGGCCACCACCAAGGAACAGGAGCTGGCGCCGCTCTCGCTCGGCGATCAGTGCATCGTCGGAACCGGCGTCATCCTGTACCGGGGTGCCGCGATCGACGCGCGCGTCTTGATGGCGGACCTGTGCACGGTGCGCGAGAACGTGACGATCGGGCGCGGCACCATCGTAGGTCGCGGTGTGACGATCGAGAACGTGTGCTCGATCGGCCGCTACTGCAAGCTCGAGAGCGAGTGCTACATCACGGCGTATTCGACACTCGAGGATCGGGTGTTCATCGCGCCCGGCGTCGTGACGTCGAACGACAACTTCGTCGGCCGCACCGCCGAACGCTTCAAGCACTTCAAGGGTGTGACCGTGAAACGCGGGGGTCGCGTCGGCGCCGGTACCGTGCTGCTGCCCGGCGTGACGGTCGGAGAGGATGGACTGGTGGCGGCCGGATCGGTGGTGACCCGCGACGTACCGGCCCGCACGATCGTGATGGGAAGCCCCGCGCGGCCGCTGCGCGAGGTCCCGGTCGAACAATGGCTCGAAAACCAGGGCTGGACCGACGCCTGAGCGCCGGACACCCGTGAACCGCATGGAGAACCGCATGACCCCGACGCCGGTGAAAACCGGGATGAGCGTTCCGCTCCTCGATCTGCAGGCGCAGTACGCCACCTTGAAGGACGACATGGATGCGGCGATCCATCGCGTGCTCGACAGCGCGCGGTTCATCGGCGGCCCCGAAGTCACCGGGCTCGAGACCGAGATCGCCCGCTACAGCCAGAGCCCGCATGCGATCGCGTGCGCGTCGGGCACCGACGCGCTGATCCTCGCGTTGCGCGCGGTCGGCGTCGGCCCCGGCGACGAAGTGGTGACGACCGGCTATTCGTTCTTCGCCACCGCCGGCACGGTCGTGAACATCGGCGCGACTCCGGTGTTCGTCGATATCGACCCCCGGACCTACAACGTGGATCCGCACCGGCTCGAAGCCGCGATCACGCCGCGCACCAAAGCGGTGATCGCCGTGCATCTCTACGGACAGTGCTGCGATCTGACCGTGGTGAAGGCG belongs to Candidatus Eisenbacteria bacterium and includes:
- a CDS encoding Gfo/Idh/MocA family oxidoreductase, yielding MSQPIGIAVVGTGDWGANLVRNFASLPGARLVAVCDADPERLQKSAALYPQARAVRSADDIASAPDVQGVVIAAPAVSHYAIARQMLEAGKDVYVEKPLTLEVAHAEELVALARHRERILMVGHLLLFHPAVRYLKDMVTRGELGELYYLYSQRVNLGKVRRDENALWSFAPHDLSVILHLIGEEPIDVVARGSAFLQSHIEDVVFVDLRFANGRMAHVHVSWLDPHKIRKFTVVGSRKMVVFDDMDASEKLRIYDKGVDRGGEVVSYGDSLTVRSGDILVPKLSLQEPLRLECAHFVDCVRERREPLTDGANGLAVVRVLAAAQASLEAGGAPIPLHPAGAGVS
- a CDS encoding N-acetyltransferase; the encoded protein is MSTTVHPSAQVGAGTTFGEHCVIGDGVTIGSGCRIGHHVVIHDGTRIGNDVRIDDQANLGKRPMRAANSATTKEQELAPLSLGDQCIVGTGVILYRGAAIDARVLMADLCTVRENVTIGRGTIVGRGVTIENVCSIGRYCKLESECYITAYSTLEDRVFIAPGVVTSNDNFVGRTAERFKHFKGVTVKRGGRVGAGTVLLPGVTVGEDGLVAAGSVVTRDVPARTIVMGSPARPLREVPVEQWLENQGWTDA
- a CDS encoding sensor domain-containing diguanylate cyclase, whose product is MSLPSRERMLDSLLELCRRHSGRTREEAIALCLRTAIQVSGAHSAFLVVPENRRYERFVLKRGEVTPVSSGAVLADSALAHALHRDGVPIAVANLAADPRISPDERGEDLEPGPGVCVPLRVRERDRGYLAVVRDADAPGFEDEDVRVLVMLTAWLMLALENLRLTLSVKTLAVTDDLTRVYNYRFLKSALKREVKRAARYSQELSVIMLDVDNLKSYNDRHGHLRGSYLLREMAGLLAEKVRSWDLVAKYGGDEFTIILPQTPIDGAITAAERLRAAIADHAFPLAAQGQITISGGVATFPADGDTPSALIRSADHALYAAKKLGRNCVMTFRSEAA